The Helicoverpa armigera isolate CAAS_96S chromosome 18, ASM3070526v1, whole genome shotgun sequence genome has a window encoding:
- the Runxb gene encoding runt-related transcription factor 1, translating to MHLSSEVSSTTNGLGHEAPSSSYGSSLPSQPLTAELLAERTLEGLLADHPGELVKTGCPHVVCTVLPPHWRSNKTLPVAFKVVALGEVGDGTLVTVRAGNDENCSAELRNCTAVMKNQVAKFNDLRFVGRSGRGKSFTLTIMLATSPPQVATYQKAIKVTVDGPREPRSKTRHHGFHPFHFGPRFPPDPLMGSLPFKLSGIAHQLAGLPGGEWGALARHYPPPLLPTPAHFTPHVLPPHAQPQHVAPPPHETDITSDNPITMHAHSTTSPANSRPSSPQDDDISVTASSSPPPDDRPGAFTSVTRSRKPMQPLPAPSTLFHSALAAQLFLNSPLLPTPPAWLYSQLYGGYDWWLRPPPPQEDSNHSSPEREDESSTTSGTGKKRPASPEWSEQGMRTRSKSLITAERRPVDVWRPY from the exons ATGCATTTATCGAGTGAAGTGAGTTCCACGACCAATGGACTGGGCCATGAGGCACCTTCGTCGAGCTATGGGAGTTCGCTGCCGAGTCAGCCGCTGACGGCTGAGTTGCTTGCGGAAAGGACCTTGGAAGGTCTGCTGGCTGATCATCCTGGGGAACTTGTGAAAACGGGTTGTCCGCATGTG GTTTGCACAGTACTACCTCCCCACTGGCGGTCAAATAAGACCCTGCCAGTGGCGTTCAAGGTGGTGGCTCTAGGGGAGGTCGGAGACGGCACCCTGGTCACCGTCAGAGCTGGTAACGACGAGAACTGTTCTGCTGAGCTGAGGAACTGCACCGCTGTTATGAAGAACCAGGTCGCCAAGTTTAATGATCTTCGGTTCGTTGGAAGAAGCGGAAGAG GTAAATCGTTTACCCTGACGATAATGCTGGCGACGTCCCCCCCTCAAGTGGCGACGTACCAGAAAGCCATCAAGGTGACGGTGGACGGTCCTCGGGAGCCGAGGTCCAAGACCAGGCACCATGGCTTCCATCCCTTCCACTTCGGACCACGATTCCCGCCTGACCCTCTGATGGGGTCGCTACCTTTTAAGTTATCAG GAATAGCTCACCAGCTGGCCGGTCTACCTGGTGGTGAATGGGGAGCATTAGCGCGACACTATCCTCCTCCCTTACTGCCTACCCCCGCGCACTTCACGCCACATGTCTTACCACCACATGCTCAGCCTCAGCATGTAGCACCACCACCACATGAGACTG ATATAACATCAGATAACCCAATAACAATGCACGCGCACAGCACGACAAGTCCGGCAAACTCGCGTCCAAGCTCGCCGCAAGACGATGACATCTCTGTCACGGCATCGAGCTCTCCACCGCCCGACGACCGTCCAGGAGCCTTCACATCGGTCACCAGGTCAAGAAAACCAATGCAGCCGCTACCAGCTCCTTCCACCCTTTTCCATAGCGCATTAGCAGCTCAACTATTCCTCAATTCCCCTTTACTCCCAACACCACCCGCGTGGCTATATTCCCAACTGTATGGAGGCTACGACTGGTGGCTGAGACCGCCTCCGCCCCAAGAAGACTCCAACCATTCCAGCCCAGAAAGAGAAGACGAGAGTTCAACCACATCTGGGACTGGAAAAAAACGCCCCGCTTCTCCAGAGTGGTCAGAGCAAGGGATGAGGACTCGAAGTAAGTCGCTGATCACGGCGGAAAGACGGCCCGTCGATGTGTGGCGTCCTTATTAG